Genomic DNA from Selenomonas sp. oral taxon 126:
CCTCGATCATGTGCACACTCTGCGTCAGTTTCACGGCGCCGCCATAGGTGCGCTTCAGACGTCCCTGCCGTTCGAGTGAGCCCAGATCCTTGCGGATGCAGTCTTCGGTAACCTTGAATTTGGCGCTGAGCTCTTTGACCTTTACCTTGCCGTCACGCTCCACCATGCGGACGATGAGCTCTTGGCGCTCCTCCAGAAACATGATATTCACTCCTTTGCGCAGATGAAATTGCAACGCTCATATATCTGCTGTCAATGAGCCGTCCATCCTTTTTTTTTAGTGTAACTCAAAATCGCGAAAATAGCAAGACTATTTTATCTATTGAAGCAAATTTATAAGAGTGAATTCATTGAATATATTCTATTATAATAGACAATATCCTCTATTTACACTCATTAAATTGCAATTATAGGTAAATGAAATGAGAAACTGCCCACATTCTCCCGTGTTATGCGTCGGAAAATGCACTGTTTCGGCGGCAGCCGACGCATACGCGCAGGGGAGATCTGTGGGCAGTTGTCGAAAAAAGTGGGGGAGCCGACGATTTTGAAGTATTCGTGCGTGGAAATGTGACAACTTCATCCGTTCCTTCGGTGCTTGCAGAGTCGGCAGAGAGTTGCTAGAATGGAATCAGTTGCCGAGCACTGCACGGCGCTTGAGAACGTAGTTCCACACCATGACGATGCCGGCGGCGATGAGCTTTGCGATCATGTAGTAGATATGGATGAAGTCAACGAGTACCCACATGAGCAGCTGGTTGAGTCCGAGTCCTGCGATGCTCGAGCCAAAGAAGAGCATCTTCGCGCGGCGTGTCTGCGCGTTTGCCCCACGAAAGACGCAGACGAGGCAGAGCCAGTAGTTGACGAGGACGGAGATGGTGAAGGAGATGCCTGCCGAGAGGAGGTAGTGGAGGCCGCCGTACTCGGTGAGGATGTAGAGCAGGCCGTAGTCGAGGAGGAAGCACGCGCCGCCGACGAGGACGAAGCGGGCGATTTCATAGAGTCTGGGTGACATGGAATACCTCGTGTGAGATGATTTTTCTAAGTGGTGCAAGCCCTGCGCGAACGCTTAGTTGCGTAAGCGGTCGGGGGATTGCGCGTGCATGTACGCCGTACGTACTCCACGCAAACGCCTCGTTACGCAAGCGGTCGCGTTCTCGTTCGCCTAAATACCTGCGGACTTCTTAAACGCGCTTCGCTTGAACGAAAGAAATCCGCAGGGGGCGAGTCGAACGCTTTTCTCCGCTTGCTTCACTAGGGTTTGCTTTGGAGCATCGTACGGCTTCGTTTCCCTCGTAAAGATACAGAGATGTTTCCTCTATTTGAAAGGAATACATATGATAGGTAGATTCTTCACATTTGCTAAAATTCCTGCTCTCGCGTGTCTTTGCGCAGCATTGCTCCTCGGCGGATGCGGGGGAGGGGGAGCGGTGACGGCGGAGGAGACGAAGCTCGTCATGGGGACGGTGGCGCGGCTCACGGTGCGCGCGGACGAGATTACGTCGCAGGCGGCGCTGCGCGACGGGCTGGCGGTGCTCACGCAGACGGAGCACGATGCGGACGGGGCGGCGATTGCCGACCTTGAGGCTGCGGCGGGGACG
This window encodes:
- a CDS encoding GtrA family protein is translated as MSPRLYEIARFVLVGGACFLLDYGLLYILTEYGGLHYLLSAGISFTISVLVNYWLCLVCVFRGANAQTRRAKMLFFGSSIAGLGLNQLLMWVLVDFIHIYYMIAKLIAAGIVMVWNYVLKRRAVLGN